Proteins from a single region of Palaemon carinicauda isolate YSFRI2023 chromosome 32, ASM3689809v2, whole genome shotgun sequence:
- the LOC137625658 gene encoding uncharacterized protein produces MDVKPLIDSAIKQGLTGTQIDEFVHRQLKLQIEYDEIRKKADEEREERVAKRELDKLERERKKADEERKHELELLKLKSSPDYTPDPNPIVDPLRSSLPKIPPFDETVDEIDLYIDRFERLAKFYKWKEDDYSMLLGTLLRGRALKIYCSLSSDIVNNFVSLKKALLKAFHINSNVYRRKFRDSIIDTDESFVQFNCKLGQYFDKWLELANVEKNYESVRDFMIFDQMLSSCSHDLRSFLLEQSLQNSCQLAESADRYLVAHGMKKCRKSNDKIPSKPHAKPLADNISKSPKVSNSVTKSDSNVKCHHCGEVGHIRPNCPVYKLNKKLNKKSDKVVPKIGVVLGREEKLHNCVTDTDGKIFDQSVEIVFDTGCNTVVVRDTLVPLNYLRGRKVKVYDYLGRPLYLNTVHTIVKSKFFSGKVKAIVAPIRCADVIIGLIPGLKHNVDAGLSLINGDEFVSDRNVNGNVVTRAKAKDKVKERPMSSNLESLDKEYGLNSDEFSEYQKECPSLASIRKLLDNEESVTLKCRTVKYVNVGDLIYRKCLESSKPEDVGKLQLVVPVQYRNIIMKLAHESLLAGHSSSLQQ; encoded by the exons atggatGTTAAACCGTTAATTGACAGTGCAATTAAACAAGGCCTTACTGGTACTCAAATTGATGAATTTGTACATAGACAGTTAAAGCTTCAGATAGAATATGACGAGATCCGAAAGAAAGCagacgaagaaagagaagaaagagtcgcaaagcgtgagttagataaactagagagagagagaaagaaagcagacGAGGAGAGAAAACATGAATTAGAGTTACTTAAATTGAAATCTAGTCCTGATTACACTCCAGATCCTAATCCCATTGTTGATCCCTTAAGGTCTTCTTTGCCTAAAATTCCACCATTTGACGAGACCGTAGACGAAATAGACTTGTACATAGATCGCTTTGAGAGATTAGcgaaattttacaaatggaaagaagaTGATTATTCAATGTTATTGGGAACTCTATTGCGTGGTAGAGCTTTGAAAATTTATTGTAGCTTGTCTAGCGATATTGTCAATAACTTTGTATCACTTAAGAAAGCTCTGCTTAAAGCTTTTCACATAAATTCCAATGTATATCGAAGGAAGTTTAGAGATTCTATTATTGATACTGACGAAAGTTTTGTACAGTTCAATTGTAAATTGGGACAATATTTTGATAAGTGGTTGGAACTTGCAAATGTAGAGAAAAATTATGAATCTgttagagattttatgatttttgATCAAATGTTATCTAGTTGTTCTCATGATCTTCGTTCATTTTTGCTAGAACAGTCACTTCAGAATTCATGTCAACTTGCTGAGAGTGCAGATAGATATCTAGTTGCTCATGGTATGAAGAAATGCCGTAAGAGTAATGATAAGATTCCCTCTAAACCTCATGCTAAACCTCTTGCTGATAATATTTCAAAGTCTCCTAAAGTTTCGAATTCGGTAACTAAATCTGATTCTAATGTTAAATGTCATCATTGTGGTGAAGTTGGTCATATTCGTCCTAATTGCCCTGTgtacaaattaaataagaaattaaataagaaatctgaTAAAGTAGTGCCTAAAATAGGTGTAGTACTTGGCCgtgaagaaaaattgcataatTGTGTAACTGATACCGATGGAAAGATTTTTGACCAGTCAGTTGAGATAGTTTTTGATACTGGGTGCAATACCGTGGTTGTTAGAGATACATTAGTACCTTTAAATTACCTTAGAGGCAGAAAAGTGAAAGTTTATGACTATCTTGGTAGACCTTTGTACCTAAATACAGTGCATACAATTGTTAAGTCTAAATTTTTTTCTGGTAAAGTTAAAGCTATTGTTGCCCCCATACGTTGCGCAGATGTCATTATTGGTCTTATACCTGGACTTAAACATAATGTTGATGCAGGTTTAAGTTTAATAAACGGTGATGAGTTTGTTTCTGATCGTAACGTTAACGGTAATGTTGTAACGAGAGCAAAAGCTAAGGATAAAGTAAAGGAGCGTCCTATGTCTAGTAATCTTGAATCTTTGGATAAGGAATATGGTCTTAATTCTGATGAATTTAGTGAGTATCAAAAAGAATGTCCTTCACTTGCTAGTATCCGTAAGTTGCTTGATAACGAAGAAAGTGTAACCTTAAAATGTCGGACAGTTAAGTACGTAAATGTTGGAGATTTAATATATCGCAAGTGTCTTGAAAGTAGTAAACCTGAAGATGTGGGAAAATTACAGTTAGTTGTGCCAGTTCAGtaccgtaatataataatgaagttAGCACATGAGTCTTTGTTGGCGGGACACTCTTCATCTC ttcagcagtaa